GGGGTACGTCCGGCCGACCGACGGTCTGGACGGGGTGACCCTGGCGCCGTTCGCCGTGCTCGCCAGCGAGGGGGTCACGCACACCGGTCGGGACCACGGCTGGCACCTGGCCCTGGCCGACCGGCTGTACACCGCCGATCCGGAGCTGTTCACCCCGACCCGTCGCCGGGTGGTGGACCTCGCCGACCCGCAGGCGACCGCCGAGGCGACCGACTGGTGGCGGGAGCTGACCGACTCCGGCGGCGAGGGAATGGTGGTGAAGCCGTACGCCGGGCTGGCCGCCCGGGACGCCAAGGGTCGTCTGCTCCAGCCGGGGGTCAAGTGCCGTGGCCGCGAGTACCTGCGGATCATCTACGGCCCGGAGTACGCCGAACCGGAGCAGTTGGCCGTACTCCGGGACCGGTCGTTGGGCCGCAAGCGGGGGCTGGCCCTGCGCGAGCACGGGCTCGGCCTGGCGGCGCTGGACCGGCTGGCCGAGGGCGCTCCGCTGTGGCGACGGCACGAGTTGGTCTTCGCGATCCTCGCCAACGAGTCGGAGCCGGTCGATCCCCGGTTGTAGACCGCCTCGATCTCCGGGGCCGCACCGGCGTCGCCGGCATCGCCCGACGGCTGCCGGTGCGGTCCGCCTAGACTGCTGTGGTACCCGCCACCATGCTGGCGGGTCCCTCGCCGCGCCACGCCGAGAATTCCGGAGGTCTGCTCGTGCCGACGCCCACCACCACGCTGGCCCTAGGTCCTGAATTCCTGGATCCGGAGTGGTTGATCTCCACGTTCGGGCTACTCGGCATCCTGGCCATCGTCTTCGCCGAATCCGGCCTTCTGATCGGCTTCTTCCTGCCCGGTGACTCGCTGCTGTTCACCGCCGGACTGCTCACCGCGGACGGCGAGTACATCACCTACCCGCTGTGGCTCGTCTGCCTGCTCATCACGGTTGCGGCGATCGCCGGGGACCAGGTCGGTTACGCGTTCGGCAAGAAGGTCGGCCCGTCGCTGTTCCGGCGGCCCAACTCCAAGCTGTTCAAGCAGGAGAACCTGCTCAAGGCGCACGAGTTCTTCGAGAAGTACGGAGCCCGCTCCATCGTGCTGGCCCGGTTCGTGCCGATCGTCCGGACCTTCACCCCGATCGTCGCCGGGGTGAGCGGGATGCGCTACCGCACCTTCGTGATCTACAACGTGATCGGCGGCGTCCTCTGGGGCACCGGGGTCACCGTGCTCGGCTTCTTCCTCGGCCAGATCCCGTTCGTCAAGGAGAACATCGAGCTGATCCTGATCGGGATCGTGTTCGTCTCGGTGGTGCCGATCGCCGTCGAGCTGCTGCGGGCCCGGCTGGCGGCCCGGCGTGGCACCACCCCGGCCGAGCAGGCCGAGTTGGAACACGCCGCGCAGGAGGCCCAGCGGCACCGGCGCGAGTACTAGGCAGTCGCGAGTACTACTCAGTCGAGTACTAGGCAGTACGGACGGAATCGAAGCGGGTCGGCCGGTCAGACGCTGGTCGGCCCGGTGTCGTTTATCCGGGCGAGAAACTCGGCGGGGCAGTCGGGAAGGTCGTCCAACCGTCCGGCGGCCAGCGCCCGATAGGTCAGCCGCGCCGCTTCCTCGAGGTTGGCGGCCCGCTTGTGGGCCAGTTCCACGCTGTCGCCCAGCACCGAGCAACCGTGCTGGCTCAGCACCAGGCAGTTGGTGCCGTCCCGGGCCGCGTCGGCGGCCAACTCGGCGAGTTCGGTGGTGCCGGGCGACCGGAACGGTACCCGGGCGACCCGACGCAGGTAGAAGTTGTGATCGGTGGTGACCAGCCGGATTCGTTCGCCCAACGCGTCGAGCAACAGGACCGTCTGCGGATGCAGGTGCACGATCGCCTGGACGTCCGGACGGGCCCGGTAGGTCGCCAGGTGCAGTCCGACCTCGCTCGTCGCCATCGGCTCCGGCATCGTCGACTCCGGCATCGTCGGCTCCGGGAATGTCACGGAGTCCGGAGACGTGACGGGGTCCGGCAGGGTCACCGGGACACGTGGCGCGGGCGGCCGGACGCCGTCCAGGATGGTTGATCCGTCCTGGACAGTGAGCGGACCCGGCAGCACCGACCCGGCCGGATGCACCGACTCCGCCGGGTACACCGACCCGGCCGGGTACATCGCCCCGTCCGAGATCCGTACCCGGACGAAGGAGGCCCGGTCGAGCCGGTCCAACCAGGTGCCGCTCGCGGTCACCCAGCAGGAATCACCGTCGGGCAGCCGGGCGGACAGGTTACCGCCAGAGCCGACCACGAGGCCCGCCCGCACGACGTCGTGTCCGACGTACGCGAGCTGATCCCGCAGGTCGCCCTGGAGGTAGTTCACGCCGCTGGTCCGGCTGGACCCACCGCGCCATCAGCGGTTGGACCGCCTGGCGCCGTCCTTGACAGGGCGGACACCAGACGGGCCGCGCGCTGAGTCAGCGAGCCTTCTTGGTGGCTCGCTTACGCGGCGGGGTCAGCAGATCGGCGATCGTCGCGATCGCCGTCGGCACCAGGCGGTAGTAAGCCCACACGCCCCGCTTCTCCCGCTCCAGCAAGCCGGCTTCGGTGAGGATACGGAGGTGATGGCTCACCGTCGGCTGAGAGAGGCCAAGCGGCGCGGTGAGATCACACACGCACGCTTCGCCCTCGGGCGCCGACTGGATGAGGCTGAGCAGCCGCAGCCGAGCGGGGTCAGCGAGGGCCTTGAGGACCCCCGCAAGCCGCTCAGCGTCAGCACGCTCGATCGGCTCGCCGGCAAGCGGCGAGATCTGAGGCATAGTCATTTCGGCCAACGCAGTTCCCACGTATTCCATCCTTCCACCAGCAGCATCGACCCGCCTGCATATCAGCAGATCCGAATCGGCAAACTTTTAGGCCACTAGGCCGAGGTCAGCCAACGTATAGGCTGCCCGGTATGGCAATCCGGCGGCTCGTACGGCGTCGCCCGCACCTCGATCAACAATAACCGCCACGCCCACGACCACGGCCCCGGCCTCTTGTAACGCCTCCACTGCGGTCAGCACACTGCTTCCCGTCGTAGAGGTGTCTTCGACCGCCAACACTCGGCGACCACGCACCTCCGGACCTTCGATCCGGCGCTGCAGACCATGCGCCTTACCGGCCTTGCGCACCACGAAGGCATCCAGCCGACGCTGCGTCGCCGAGGCGACGTGCAGCATCGAGATGGCAATCGGGTCCGCACCCAACGTCAGGCCGCCAACCGCCTCGAAGTCCCAGTCCGACGTGAGGGCAAGCATGGTCCGACCAACCAACGGTGCCGCCGCGTGATGCAGAGTCACTCGCCGCAGATCGACGTACCAGTCCGCCTCACGACCTGAGGACAACACAACCCGTCCGTGTACGACGGCGAGGTCAGTGATGAATTTACGCAGGTCGTCGTGGTCCCCCATGGCGGGTAAGGGTACTGCGCCGAAGTGAGAGCCGAACGGCCGACCCGGCGGCAGGCCCGGTCAGGCCGCTCGGATGGTGGCCGACGAGGCGTAAAATCGGCTACTCTCCGCACTGAATCTTGCCCATGCGCGGGTGCCACGCACCTCGCCGGTCGGGTCAACCGCATCGACCACACCGCGTGAGTGATCAGCCCTCCGTGCGACCGGTCCGACCCCGGGTGTCCCGGGCCACCGCCCGCCACAGTCGATTCGGCGCGTGCCGCAGGCCGAAGACCACCAACTTGTACTTCCAGTCCGGCACGCTGACCATGCGGTCCCGATCCAGGTCACGTAACGCGTCCCGGACCACGTCGTCGGCCCGCAGCCACATCCACTCCGGAGTCTTGGCCGTGTTGATGCCGGCCCGGTCGTGGAACTCGGTACGGGTGTAGCCGGGGCAGAGCGCCATCACCCGTACACCGGCCGGACGCACCGACTGGGCGACCGACTCGCTGAAGTTCGTCACCCAGGCCTTGCTGGCCGAGTACGTCGACCCGGGCATCACCGGCCCGAAGCCGGCAACGGAAGAGACATTTATCACTGCCCCACTGCGCCGCTCGGTCATCCCAGGCAGGGCGGCAAGGGTCAGCCGGAGCACCGCGTGCACGTTCAACCGGAGCAGTCGCGACTCGTCCTCGACGGTCGAACGGACGAAGGACCGGTTGAGGCTGATCCCCGCGTTGTTGACCAGAACGTCGATCGGTTCCGACGTGTCGGCCAACCGCCGCTCCACCGTCGCGCAACCCTCGTCAGTGGCCAGGTCGGCGGGCAGGATTCCGACGGCGACGCCGTACCGCGTGGTCAGCTCGGCCGCCGTCTCGGCGAGCCGCTGATCGTCCCGGGCCACCAGCACGAGGTGGTAGCCCTCCTCGGCGAGCCGCCGTGCGAAGGCCGCCCCGATCCCGGCGGTGGCGCCCGTGATCAGGGCCCGTGCCGACTGTCCGGCCCGGTCCCCGGCCGATCGCCAGGCATGGCGGGACGCGCTGCCGTGCCGGGTGGAGGCTTGGGCCACGGGCGGTTCCTCGGGTCGGCGGCTTCCAGGAGGTGGCTCGGACCGCAGTAACCGGGCGAGCGCGGTCGTCCGCGCGCCGGGAAACAGCGACGGCACCACGGGGCGGTACCGCTCCCACAACGTAGCGGAGCCGCCCCGGCCAGAAAAGAGCGACTCCGGACGGACCCCGACGCACCGGTACGGGACCGGCGATCCGGCCGGGCTGGCGATCCGGCCCCGGACGCGAAGATCCCCCGGCGGTACGTCGAGTCCGGCCGGGGGATCGTCGCGCGAAGTCAGCTGGTCGGTGGGTTGCTCGGTGGTCCGGGCGGGTTGTTCGGCGGGTTGCCGGGCGGGTTGTTCGGGTCGGTCCCGGACGGCGGCGTCTGCCCCGGGTACGCCGGATACGCCGGATCGGCGCCCGGCGAGGGCGACTGCCCCGGATAGCTGGGGTACGCCGGGTCCACCCCGGCCGACGGTGCCTGCCCCGGGTACGCCGCCCCCGGTACCGGAGGCTCGAAGCCGGCCGGCTGCTTCCGGAAGAAGGCGTTGGACGCGGGCAGCGCCAGCAGGACGATCGCGGCCAGCAACGCCACGAAGACGAGGATCGAGAAGATCAGGGTGAGCGGCCCGCTCCACGACGGCAGGGCCGCCTCCAGCCGTTCCTGGATCACCTGCGGATCCGGCATGTCTCCTGTGGAGCTCGTTCCGGTGTTCATGCCACCGGCCGCCGTACCGCCGAGGCTGATCCCGGTGCAGCAGGCCCCGAGACCGGCCACCACCCAGGTGGTGATCCGTGCGGCGTTGCGCCCCTGGTTGTTCAGCAGCGCCAGCACCACGAAGGCGGCGGCGAAGAGCAGTTGCACCACCGCGAAGAACGCGGTGACGCCGACGATGAAGCCCTCCGCGCCCTCGACCGACGTCCCGGCGTACGCGTCACCGAAGATGTCCGAGACGGTGCCGAGGGTGGCCAGGCCGGTGATCGCGACGACGGCGAGCAGTACGGCCGCCGCGTAGAGCAGGTAGCTGGAGATGGTGACGCTGCCCGGACGCGGCCTCGCGGCCACCGGAGGATTCACTGGTTCCGACACGGCTCTCCCTTCCCTAGATGAAGTCCCTGGCTCAGGATTTCCCGAAGTCGGGTTCCCCGAATCAGGTGTCTCCCGGAGCAAGATTCCCGAATTTCGGACCACCGTATCGGTAGGCACCTCATCGACGGTTGGCGAACCGCCGCTGACGGCGCCGAGGACTGGCCCGCGACCAGGGCGGACGGCCGGCCGGACCGGTCGGGACAGTCAGTCCTGCCCGAGCCGCGCGGCGGCGTACTCGCCCAGCGTGGTCTGGTCCATCAGGCAGCCGCTGAACGTGGTCAGCTCCGCCTCCTCGTCGACAAGTGCCCGCCAGGCGGCACGGGCCGCGGCGGGATCGACCTCGCCGAGCAGGGTGGCGGCGTACGCCCGACCGGCGGCCGAGCCGTTGCCCAGCAACCAGTCCAGCCGGGACCGGACCGCCTCGGCCCGCTCGGGCAGCGCCGCCTCGATCACCCGGTACGCCTCGGTCGGCGGCAGGACCTGGCCGGCGAGGCCCACCCCGCCGAACGCGACGACGTCGGCGGTGGCCAACTCGCGCACCGCCGACGTCAGGTCGTCGAACTGTCCCGGCAACTCCGTCATGCCGTTCATCCTCGCCCGGCGGGCAGCGGTTCGCCCGTCGGAGCACCGCCCGGTCCCCCGGTGCGCTCTCCTGCCCGCTCCGAGGCGCTCGTGCCCGTTCCGAAGCGCCGGTCAGGCCCGGACGACCGTCAGGCCCTCCTTGGTCTCGGCCAGCTCCACCCGCACGGTGTCACCGTCGCGTACCTCCCCGGCCAGCAGGGCCCTCGCCAGCCGGTCGCCGATCGCCGACTGCACCAGTCGACGCAGCGGCCGGGCGCCGTAGATCGGGTCGTACCCGTGGTCGGCCAGCCAGGTCCGGGCCGCGTCGCTCACCTCCAGGCCAAGCCGACGTTCGGCGAGCCGCCGCCGGAGCCGGTCGAGCTGGATGTCGACGATGCCGCGCAGTTCCGGACCGGTGAGCGTGGCGAAGACCACGATGTCGTCCAGCCGGTTCAGGAACTCCGGCTTGAAATGGGTCCGGACCACGGCGAGCACCGCCTCCCGGCGCTCCTCCTCCGAGAGCGTCGGATCGGCGATCGTGGCCGAGCCGAGGTTGGAGGTGAGAATCAGGATCGCGTTGCGGAAGTCGACCGTCCGTCCCTGGCCATCGGTGAGCCGGCCGTCGTCGAGCACCTGGAGCAGGATGTCGAAGACGTCCGGATGGGCCTTCTCCACCTCGTCCAGCAGGATCACCGAGTACGGCCGGCGGCGTACCGCCTCGGTGAGCTGCCCGCCCTCCTCGTACCCGATGTAGCCGGGCGGGGCACCGACCAGCCGGGCCACCGAGTGCTTCTCGGCGTACTCGCTCATGTCGATCCGGACCATCGCCCGCTCGTCGTCGAAGAGGAACTCGGCGAGCGCCTTGCCCAGCTCGGTCTTGCCGACCCCGGTCGGGCCGAGGAAGAGGAAGCTGCCGGTGGGCCGGTCCGGGTCGGCGACGCCGGCACGGGCCCGGCGTACCGCGTCGGAGACCGCGCCCACCGCCTCGGCCTGGCCGACGACCCGGCCGCCGAGCGACGACTCCATCCGGAGCAGTTTGGCGGTCTCGCCCTCCATCAGCCGGCCGGCCGGGATGCCGGTCCAGGAGGCGACCACGGTGGCGATGTCGTCGGCACCGACCTCCTCCTTGAGCATCGCCCCGTCGGCCTGGAGCCCGGCGAGTTCCGCCTCGGCCCGGGACAACTCGCCCTGGAGGCCGGGGATGCGGCCGTACCGCAGTTCGGCGGCGCGTTCCAACTCGCCGTCCCGCTCGGCCCGCTCGGCCTCGCCACCGAGCCGTTCCAGCTCCTCCTTGGCGGTGGAGATCCGGGTGATGTGATCCTTCTCCAGCCGCCACCGCTCGCTGAGCGCGGTGAGCTGCTCCCGCTTGTCCGCCAGCTCCCTGCGGAGCCGTTCGAGGCGTTCGGCCGAGGCCGGGTCGGGCTCCTTGGCCAGCGCCATCTCCTCGATCTCCAGCCGGCGTACCGCCCGCTCGATCTCGTCCACCTCGGTCGGCCGGGAGTCGATCTCCATCCGGAGCCGGGAGGCGGACTCGTCGACCAGGTCGATCGCCTTGTCCGGCAGGAACCGCTCGGTGATGTACCGGTCGGAGAGGCTGGCGGCGGCGACCAGCGCGGCGTCGGTGATCCGTACCCCGTGGTGCACCTCGTAGCGTTCCTTGAGGCCGCGCAGGATGCCGATGGTGTCCTCGATGGTCGGCTCGCCGACCAGGACCGGCTGGAACCGCCGCTCCAGCGCCGGGTCCTTCTCGATGTGCTCGCGGTACTCGTCCAGGGTGGTCGCGCCGACCATCCGGAGCTCACCCCGGGCCAGCATCGGCTTGAGCATGTTGCCGGCGTCCATCGACCCCTCGCCCTTGCCGGCGCCGACCACGGTGTGCAGTTCGTCCAGGAACGTGATGACCTGGCCGTCGGAGTTCTTGATCTCCTCCAGCACCGACTTGAGCCGCTCCTCGAACTGGCCCCGGTACTGCGCCCCGGCGACCATCGCGCCGAGGTCGAGCGAGACCAGTTTCTTGTCCCGCAGCGACTCGGGCACGTCGCCGGCCACGATCCGCTGGGCCAACCCCTCGACGATCGCGGTCTTGCCGACTCCGGGCTCGCCGATCAGCACCGGGTTGTTCTTGGTACGCCGGGACAGCACCTGGACGACGCGGCGGATCTCGGCGTCCCGGCCGATCACCGGGTCGATCTTGCCTTCCCGGGCCAGGTCGGTGAGGTCGACGCCGTACTTCTGCAACGCCTGGTAGGTCTGCTCCGGGTCGGCGGTGGTGACCCGGCGGTCGCCGCCGCGTACCGCCGGGAAGGAGGCGACCAGGTTCTCCTCGGTGGCTCCCGCGCCCTTCAGGGTGCTCGCGACCGCGCCGCCGACCCGGGCCAGCCCGGCCAGCAGGTGTTCGGTCGAGGTGTACTCGTCGCCGAGCGGGCGGGCGATCTGTTCGGCCGCACCGATGGCGTTGACGAACTCGCGGGACAGGCTCGGCTCGGCAACGCTGGAACCCCGGGCGGCCGGCTGGTTCTCCACCGCCCGGGCGGCGGCCCGCCGGACGTCGGCCGGATTGGCCCCGACGGCCCGGAGCAGGCCGGCTGCGGTGGAGCCGCCGGTATCCAGCAACGAGAGCAGCAGGTGCCAGGGCTCGACGGTGGCGTGGCCGCGCTGGTTCGCCGTCGCGACGGCGCCGGTGATGACTTCGCGGGTCTTCGTGGTCAGACGTTCGGCGTTCATGGGCTCCCAATACGGTCCGCCGGCCGCGGTACGGGCCGGCATCGGCAGCGTGGCGTCGGCGTCGCCGCCCAACGGGCGACACCGCCTCCAGTACTGACGACACAATCAGAGTTGAGTCTATTCCACTCAACTTCACCACCGTGACGTCGGTCACATCCGCTTCGGCTGCCGGCCGGGGTGCCGCCGCTCCGCCCACTGTCCCAGACCCGGCCGGCCCCCGATGCTGGCCGGCCGCGCGATGGACGGCGGGTTGGCGACCGTCCGCCCGCAACTTTCGGGACAGCCTCCACATAGCTCCCAGTGTCGAGTCGACGGCCCGTTCCCACCGCCTCGATGTTCCGGGGCCGCCCGTTCCGCGAAGCACCACTTCCCGGCCCTCGATCGACAGGCGGTACCGTTGGCCGGGTGCGAGTACGTGTGGAACAGACGGCACTGCCCGGAATCGGTGTACGCCACGACCTGGTGACGACCTCCGGCCGTCGGCTCGGCGTGGTCACGCACCGCAATGGTCGACGAGACCTGGTGTTGTACGACCCCGACGATCCGGATTCCTGCACCGCCGACATTCCGCTCACCGATGACGAGGCGGAGGCGCTGGCGGACATCCTCGGCGCCTCGCTGATGCTGGGCCAGCTCTCCGGCCTCCGGCAGCAGGCCGCCGGACTGCT
The nucleotide sequence above comes from Plantactinospora soyae. Encoded proteins:
- a CDS encoding DedA family protein: MPTPTTTLALGPEFLDPEWLISTFGLLGILAIVFAESGLLIGFFLPGDSLLFTAGLLTADGEYITYPLWLVCLLITVAAIAGDQVGYAFGKKVGPSLFRRPNSKLFKQENLLKAHEFFEKYGARSIVLARFVPIVRTFTPIVAGVSGMRYRTFVIYNVIGGVLWGTGVTVLGFFLGQIPFVKENIELILIGIVFVSVVPIAVELLRARLAARRGTTPAEQAELEHAAQEAQRHRREY
- a CDS encoding class II aldolase/adducin family protein → MNYLQGDLRDQLAYVGHDVVRAGLVVGSGGNLSARLPDGDSCWVTASGTWLDRLDRASFVRVRISDGAMYPAGSVYPAESVHPAGSVLPGPLTVQDGSTILDGVRPPAPRVPVTLPDPVTSPDSVTFPEPTMPESTMPEPMATSEVGLHLATYRARPDVQAIVHLHPQTVLLLDALGERIRLVTTDHNFYLRRVARVPFRSPGTTELAELAADAARDGTNCLVLSQHGCSVLGDSVELAHKRAANLEEAARLTYRALAAGRLDDLPDCPAEFLARINDTGPTSV
- a CDS encoding ArsR/SmtB family transcription factor, with product MEYVGTALAEMTMPQISPLAGEPIERADAERLAGVLKALADPARLRLLSLIQSAPEGEACVCDLTAPLGLSQPTVSHHLRILTEAGLLEREKRGVWAYYRLVPTAIATIADLLTPPRKRATKKAR
- the pyrE gene encoding orotate phosphoribosyltransferase — protein: MGDHDDLRKFITDLAVVHGRVVLSSGREADWYVDLRRVTLHHAAAPLVGRTMLALTSDWDFEAVGGLTLGADPIAISMLHVASATQRRLDAFVVRKAGKAHGLQRRIEGPEVRGRRVLAVEDTSTTGSSVLTAVEALQEAGAVVVGVAVIVDRGAGDAVRAAGLPYRAAYTLADLGLVA
- a CDS encoding SDR family NAD(P)-dependent oxidoreductase, producing MITGATAGIGAAFARRLAEEGYHLVLVARDDQRLAETAAELTTRYGVAVGILPADLATDEGCATVERRLADTSEPIDVLVNNAGISLNRSFVRSTVEDESRLLRLNVHAVLRLTLAALPGMTERRSGAVINVSSVAGFGPVMPGSTYSASKAWVTNFSESVAQSVRPAGVRVMALCPGYTRTEFHDRAGINTAKTPEWMWLRADDVVRDALRDLDRDRMVSVPDWKYKLVVFGLRHAPNRLWRAVARDTRGRTGRTEG
- the clpB gene encoding ATP-dependent chaperone ClpB; translation: MNAERLTTKTREVITGAVATANQRGHATVEPWHLLLSLLDTGGSTAAGLLRAVGANPADVRRAAARAVENQPAARGSSVAEPSLSREFVNAIGAAEQIARPLGDEYTSTEHLLAGLARVGGAVASTLKGAGATEENLVASFPAVRGGDRRVTTADPEQTYQALQKYGVDLTDLAREGKIDPVIGRDAEIRRVVQVLSRRTKNNPVLIGEPGVGKTAIVEGLAQRIVAGDVPESLRDKKLVSLDLGAMVAGAQYRGQFEERLKSVLEEIKNSDGQVITFLDELHTVVGAGKGEGSMDAGNMLKPMLARGELRMVGATTLDEYREHIEKDPALERRFQPVLVGEPTIEDTIGILRGLKERYEVHHGVRITDAALVAAASLSDRYITERFLPDKAIDLVDESASRLRMEIDSRPTEVDEIERAVRRLEIEEMALAKEPDPASAERLERLRRELADKREQLTALSERWRLEKDHITRISTAKEELERLGGEAERAERDGELERAAELRYGRIPGLQGELSRAEAELAGLQADGAMLKEEVGADDIATVVASWTGIPAGRLMEGETAKLLRMESSLGGRVVGQAEAVGAVSDAVRRARAGVADPDRPTGSFLFLGPTGVGKTELGKALAEFLFDDERAMVRIDMSEYAEKHSVARLVGAPPGYIGYEEGGQLTEAVRRRPYSVILLDEVEKAHPDVFDILLQVLDDGRLTDGQGRTVDFRNAILILTSNLGSATIADPTLSEEERREAVLAVVRTHFKPEFLNRLDDIVVFATLTGPELRGIVDIQLDRLRRRLAERRLGLEVSDAARTWLADHGYDPIYGARPLRRLVQSAIGDRLARALLAGEVRDGDTVRVELAETKEGLTVVRA
- a CDS encoding cation:proton antiporter regulatory subunit, yielding MRVRVEQTALPGIGVRHDLVTTSGRRLGVVTHRNGRRDLVLYDPDDPDSCTADIPLTDDEAEALADILGASLMLGQLSGLRQQAAGLLTEQVSIPAGSRYVGRRLGDTQTRTRTGASIVAVLREREVIASPDPTFRFEAGDVVVVVGTRQGLDGVTAILAETDPDG